The following are encoded in a window of Kitasatospora fiedleri genomic DNA:
- a CDS encoding family 43 glycosylhydrolase, whose protein sequence is MTLRTPRHRRLLPRLLAACALAWGLLAVPPAATADGAQAADAQAATYTNPVSAGVVDTFPDPSTIRGKDGLWYAYGTQNPVFQSQGEDGERILPILRSADLVHWTYAGQVFTPATQPAWENGSRLWAPDIRYFDGHYSLYYSVPGAGTVALATAPTPTGPWTDRGSVLPSPSGCPSGNIDQAQFTDTGGQAYLYWGSYDTICVAQLTPDRTRTQGAVTQVAKGRRVEGGFVVHRDAYYYLFYSDGGCCSGAFSGYQVKVGRATSPTGPFRDELGTDLTALTSKAGIVAGANGNRWIGPGHNAVQTDLSGQDWLVYHGIPAEAPDLAPAAGGTLNLTRRPLLIDRLDWIDGWPVLRAGAGPSDTAQAAPVTAPAAGGAFDGGTLTGWRTEGAGTGGWSAPVETDSGGYAAHADSGDAPAFAVGAGTAPANVRAEADLRVTAAGGRAGLALAYAGPGDRITAWLDRSRNALVTEAVVGGVSAGEQLTALPAGFTWNTWHAVTAELRGTALTVEVSHDRLHDPVAVQQRTVPAGAARSGAVALAARGPGTAGDNVSATALYTPVTARVADPAPGALLPGYSDEFDAAAVPGTTAGSPWSWVRGPAAGVTAGGGSLSWPTQNAELYLGDNSASVLQRPAPDGDFTVETKLAFAPGQTSQQAGLVLYENDDRWFKLVHSVLALNNGGGAVLQVSEFGKEGERPTTTPPTAVANAPMFGGPTADTMWLRLVHHLDAAHGEHEVRAVTSRDGVTWTYAGVWTLPVKGPLKIGLVSMNRSGATARFDYVRTYAG, encoded by the coding sequence ATGACCCTCCGCACCCCGCGCCACCGAAGACTGCTCCCGCGCCTGCTGGCCGCCTGCGCGCTCGCCTGGGGGCTGCTGGCCGTTCCGCCGGCCGCGACCGCGGACGGCGCGCAGGCCGCCGACGCGCAGGCGGCGACCTACACCAACCCGGTCTCCGCCGGGGTGGTGGACACCTTCCCCGACCCGTCGACGATCCGCGGCAAGGACGGCCTCTGGTACGCCTACGGCACCCAGAACCCGGTCTTCCAGAGCCAGGGCGAGGACGGCGAGCGCATCCTGCCGATCCTGCGCTCGGCGGACCTGGTGCACTGGACGTACGCGGGCCAGGTGTTCACGCCCGCCACCCAGCCCGCCTGGGAGAACGGCTCCCGGCTGTGGGCGCCGGACATCCGCTACTTCGACGGCCACTACAGCCTGTACTACTCGGTGCCGGGCGCGGGCACCGTCGCGCTGGCCACCGCGCCCACCCCCACCGGCCCGTGGACCGACCGGGGTTCGGTGCTGCCCTCCCCCAGCGGCTGCCCGAGCGGCAACATCGACCAGGCCCAGTTCACCGACACCGGCGGCCAGGCGTACCTGTACTGGGGCAGCTACGACACCATCTGCGTCGCCCAGCTGACCCCGGACCGCACCCGCACCCAGGGCGCGGTGACCCAGGTCGCCAAGGGGCGGCGGGTCGAGGGCGGCTTCGTGGTGCACCGGGACGCTTACTACTACCTGTTCTACTCGGACGGCGGCTGCTGCTCGGGGGCGTTCAGCGGCTACCAGGTCAAGGTCGGCCGGGCCACCAGCCCGACCGGGCCGTTCCGCGACGAGCTGGGCACCGACCTGACGGCGCTCACCAGCAAGGCCGGGATCGTGGCCGGGGCGAACGGGAACCGCTGGATCGGGCCGGGCCACAACGCGGTGCAGACCGACCTGTCCGGGCAGGACTGGCTGGTCTACCACGGCATCCCGGCCGAGGCGCCCGACCTGGCGCCCGCCGCCGGGGGCACCCTGAACCTGACCCGCCGCCCGCTGCTGATCGACCGGCTGGACTGGATCGACGGCTGGCCGGTGCTGCGCGCCGGGGCGGGCCCGTCCGACACCGCGCAGGCCGCACCCGTCACCGCCCCGGCGGCCGGCGGCGCGTTCGACGGCGGGACGCTGACCGGCTGGCGCACCGAGGGCGCCGGCACCGGCGGCTGGTCGGCGCCGGTGGAGACCGACTCCGGCGGGTACGCGGCGCACGCCGACAGCGGGGACGCGCCCGCGTTCGCGGTCGGCGCGGGCACCGCCCCGGCGAACGTCCGCGCCGAGGCCGACCTGCGGGTCACCGCGGCGGGCGGCCGGGCCGGGCTGGCGCTGGCCTACGCCGGGCCGGGCGACCGGATCACCGCCTGGCTGGACCGGAGCCGGAACGCCCTGGTCACCGAGGCGGTGGTCGGCGGGGTCTCCGCCGGGGAGCAGCTGACCGCGCTGCCCGCCGGGTTCACCTGGAACACCTGGCACGCCGTCACCGCCGAACTGCGCGGCACCGCGCTGACGGTGGAGGTCAGCCACGACCGGCTGCACGACCCGGTGGCCGTGCAGCAGCGCACCGTCCCCGCCGGGGCGGCCCGCTCCGGCGCGGTCGCGCTGGCCGCCCGGGGCCCGGGCACGGCGGGCGACAACGTGAGCGCCACCGCGCTGTACACCCCGGTGACCGCCCGGGTGGCGGACCCGGCGCCGGGCGCGCTGCTGCCCGGCTACAGCGACGAGTTCGACGCGGCGGCGGTGCCGGGCACCACCGCCGGCTCGCCGTGGAGCTGGGTGCGCGGTCCCGCCGCCGGGGTGACGGCGGGCGGCGGCTCGCTCTCCTGGCCGACCCAGAACGCGGAGCTGTACCTGGGCGACAACAGCGCCTCGGTGCTCCAGCGCCCGGCCCCGGACGGGGACTTCACGGTGGAGACGAAGCTGGCCTTCGCGCCGGGCCAGACCTCGCAGCAGGCCGGCCTGGTGCTGTACGAGAACGACGACCGGTGGTTCAAGCTGGTGCACTCGGTGCTGGCGCTGAACAACGGCGGCGGGGCGGTGCTCCAGGTCAGCGAGTTCGGCAAGGAGGGCGAGCGGCCGACCACCACCCCGCCGACCGCGGTGGCCAACGCCCCGATGTTCGGCGGCCCGACGGCCGACACGATGTGGCTGCGCCTGGTGCACCACCTGGACGCGGCGCACGGCGAGCACGAGGTGCGGGCCGTCACCAGCCGCGACGGCGTGACCTGGACGTACGCCGGGGTGTGGACGCTGCCGGTGAAGGGCCCGCTGAAGATCGGCCTGGTGTCGATGAACAGGTCGGGGGCGACGGCGCGCTTCGACTACGTCCGCACCTACGCGGGCTGA
- a CDS encoding sulfatase-like hydrolase/transferase, whose protein sequence is MNLLFLMTDQHRVDTLGAYGNPHVATPHLDRLAASGTRFDRFYTPTAICTPARASLLTGQNPFRHRLLANQERNVGYLEDLRPDVFTFPQALREQGYRLGLVGKWHGGTERNAASYGFEGPDLPGWHNPVDHPDYLAYLAERGLPPYRITDPVRGTSPNGNPGNLLAARLQQPVEATFEHYLATRTIEQLERYAADGRPFFLAAHFFGPHLPYLLPDAYYDRYDPALVELPPSVAETFEGKPPVQRNYCDHWAFDTMPAEVSRKLIAVYWGYVTLIDEQIGRILTRLDELGLTDATSVFFTADHGEFTGAHRLHDKGPAMYEDIYRIPGIVRVPGAPPQVREELVSLTDCTATILELAGADPAPAVDSRSLLPLVRGERPDWPQELVAEFHGHHFPYPQRMIRDDRYKLVVNPESVNELYDLVEDPHELVNRHGEAAYADVRARLTRRLYDLLRERGDNFHHWMAPMYDIGTHLEDSTLSAFEPDGTAPAAPTAGTTPSRETA, encoded by the coding sequence GTGAACCTGCTGTTCCTGATGACCGACCAGCACCGGGTGGACACCCTCGGCGCGTACGGCAACCCGCACGTGGCGACCCCGCACCTGGACCGGCTGGCCGCGTCCGGCACCCGCTTCGACCGGTTCTACACCCCGACGGCGATCTGCACCCCGGCCCGGGCCAGCCTGCTGACCGGTCAGAACCCGTTCCGGCACCGGCTGCTGGCCAACCAGGAGCGCAACGTCGGCTACCTGGAGGACCTGCGGCCGGACGTCTTCACCTTCCCGCAGGCGCTCCGGGAGCAGGGCTACCGGCTGGGCCTGGTCGGCAAGTGGCACGGCGGCACCGAGCGCAACGCCGCCTCGTACGGCTTCGAGGGGCCCGACCTGCCGGGCTGGCACAACCCCGTCGACCACCCCGACTACCTGGCCTACCTGGCCGAACGCGGCCTGCCGCCGTACCGGATCACCGATCCGGTGCGCGGCACCTCGCCCAACGGCAACCCGGGCAACCTGCTGGCGGCCCGGCTCCAGCAGCCGGTGGAGGCCACCTTCGAGCACTACCTGGCCACCCGGACGATCGAGCAGTTGGAGCGGTACGCGGCGGACGGGCGGCCGTTCTTCCTGGCCGCGCACTTCTTCGGGCCGCACCTGCCCTACCTGCTGCCCGACGCCTACTACGACCGCTACGACCCGGCGCTGGTCGAGCTGCCGCCCTCGGTGGCCGAGACCTTCGAGGGCAAGCCGCCCGTCCAGCGCAACTACTGCGACCACTGGGCGTTCGACACGATGCCCGCCGAGGTGAGCCGCAAGCTGATCGCCGTCTACTGGGGGTACGTCACCCTGATCGACGAACAGATCGGCCGCATCCTCACCCGGCTCGACGAACTCGGCCTGACCGACGCCACCTCGGTGTTCTTCACCGCCGACCACGGCGAGTTCACCGGCGCGCACCGGCTGCACGACAAGGGCCCGGCGATGTACGAGGACATCTACCGCATCCCCGGCATCGTCCGGGTGCCGGGCGCGCCGCCGCAGGTGCGCGAGGAGCTGGTCTCGCTCACCGACTGCACCGCGACGATCCTCGAACTGGCCGGCGCCGACCCGGCCCCGGCGGTCGACAGCCGCAGCCTGCTGCCCCTGGTGCGCGGCGAACGGCCGGACTGGCCGCAGGAGTTGGTCGCCGAGTTCCACGGCCACCACTTCCCGTACCCGCAGCGGATGATCCGCGACGACCGGTACAAGCTGGTGGTCAACCCGGAGTCCGTCAACGAGCTGTACGACCTGGTCGAGGACCCGCACGAGCTGGTCAACCGGCACGGCGAGGCGGCGTACGCGGACGTCCGGGCCCGGCTGACCCGGCGGCTGTACGACCTGCTGCGCGAGCGCGGCGACAACTTCCACCACTGGATGGCGCCGATGTACGACATCGGCACCCACCTGGAGGACTCCACCCTCAGCGCCTTCGAACCCGACGGCACGGCACCCGCCGCGCCGACCGCCGGCACCACCCCGAGCAGGGAGACGGCATGA
- a CDS encoding aliphatic sulfonate ABC transporter substrate-binding protein, translated as MRILRRALFAVSAVTVLSLSATACSSTSSAPSGSSASAGKTVKVRFGYISDYNGASLLAIADQQGLWKQQGLDPELKVFTNGPLQVQALGAGDLDFGYIGPGALWLPASGKAKVVAIDTLTYADHVIAQPGITSVKDLKGKKVGVPAGTSGEMVLNLALQQAGLSPSDVQKVPMDPATVVSAFVGGQIDAAGIWYPLIDSIKAKKPDLVEIAGTRDFTGRAFPTAFVSGPKTDAGLSEKVVKVLQAANDWRAAHPDESVTAAAALLKLDPAKVKADAANVQTLTTADLVAKTKDGTVDGWLKGLGDFFVSTGQLKNSPAPSEYYAGDAYAKAYGK; from the coding sequence ATGCGCATACTCCGTCGCGCCCTCTTCGCCGTCTCCGCCGTGACCGTCCTGTCGCTCTCCGCCACCGCCTGCTCGTCCACCTCCTCCGCCCCGTCGGGCTCGTCCGCCTCCGCCGGCAAGACGGTGAAGGTCCGGTTCGGCTACATCAGCGACTACAACGGCGCCAGCCTGCTGGCCATCGCCGACCAGCAGGGCCTGTGGAAGCAGCAGGGCCTCGACCCGGAGCTGAAGGTGTTCACCAACGGCCCGCTCCAGGTGCAGGCGCTCGGCGCGGGCGACCTGGACTTCGGCTACATCGGCCCCGGCGCGCTCTGGCTGCCCGCCTCCGGCAAGGCCAAGGTGGTCGCGATCGACACCCTGACCTACGCCGACCACGTGATCGCCCAGCCGGGCATCACCTCGGTCAAGGACCTGAAGGGCAAGAAGGTCGGCGTGCCGGCCGGCACCTCCGGCGAGATGGTGCTCAACCTGGCGCTCCAGCAGGCCGGGCTGTCGCCCAGCGACGTGCAGAAGGTGCCGATGGACCCGGCGACGGTGGTGTCCGCGTTCGTGGGCGGGCAGATCGACGCGGCCGGGATCTGGTACCCGCTGATCGACAGCATCAAGGCGAAGAAGCCGGACCTGGTGGAGATCGCCGGGACGCGGGACTTCACCGGCCGGGCCTTCCCGACCGCGTTCGTCTCCGGGCCGAAGACCGACGCGGGGCTGTCCGAGAAGGTGGTCAAGGTGCTCCAGGCGGCCAACGACTGGCGGGCCGCGCACCCGGACGAGTCGGTCACCGCGGCCGCCGCGCTGCTCAAGCTCGACCCGGCCAAGGTCAAGGCGGACGCCGCCAACGTGCAGACCCTGACCACCGCGGACCTGGTGGCCAAGACCAAGGACGGCACGGTGGACGGCTGGCTGAAGGGCCTGGGCGACTTCTTCGTCTCCACCGGCCAGTTGAAGAACTCCCCGGCCCCGTCCGAGTACTACGCGGGCGACGCCTACGCGAAGGCGTACGGGAAGTGA